The following proteins are co-located in the Microcystis wesenbergii NRERC-220 genome:
- a CDS encoding NAD-dependent epimerase/dehydratase family protein codes for MNNFKQFTNKNILITGGVGFIGSNLARKLVNLGANVTLVDSLIPEYGGNLFNIYDIKNQVTLNITDVRDPFAMAYLIQGQDFLFNLAGQTSHLDSMNDPQTDLDINASAQLSILEACRKHNQNITIIFASTRQLYGKPEYLPVDENHPIRPVDVNGINKLAGEWYHLLYNNVHKIRACALRLTNTYGPGMRVKDARQTFLGIWIRKLIEGKPIQVFGEGTQLRDFNYVDDVVDALLMVAGNDKANGEVFNLGSSEYINLKDLAALLVELYQDGTYELIPFPPERKIIDIGDYYSDYTKINQVIHWSPQVSLKEGLSKTLNYYRQNSRHYWQP; via the coding sequence TTGGGAGCAAATGTCACCCTTGTTGATAGCTTAATTCCCGAGTACGGAGGTAATTTATTCAATATTTACGATATTAAAAATCAAGTTACCTTAAATATTACCGATGTGCGCGATCCATTTGCCATGGCTTACCTTATACAGGGTCAAGATTTTCTGTTTAATCTAGCAGGTCAAACCAGTCATCTTGACTCGATGAATGACCCACAAACTGACCTAGATATTAACGCATCTGCTCAATTATCTATTCTAGAAGCTTGTCGTAAACATAACCAAAATATTACCATAATTTTTGCTAGTACCCGTCAATTATACGGCAAACCGGAATATCTTCCCGTGGACGAAAATCATCCAATTCGACCCGTTGACGTTAATGGCATTAATAAACTAGCAGGAGAATGGTATCATCTTCTTTATAATAATGTTCATAAGATTCGTGCTTGTGCTTTGCGGTTAACTAATACCTACGGGCCTGGAATGAGAGTTAAGGATGCGCGGCAAACTTTTTTAGGAATTTGGATTCGGAAATTAATTGAGGGAAAACCGATACAAGTTTTCGGAGAAGGAACTCAATTAAGAGACTTTAATTATGTGGATGATGTGGTAGATGCTTTGTTAATGGTCGCCGGTAATGACAAAGCTAATGGAGAGGTATTTAATTTGGGTAGTTCCGAATATATAAACCTAAAAGATTTAGCCGCTCTCTTGGTAGAACTTTATCAAGATGGAACCTATGAACTAATTCCTTTTCCCCCAGAAAGAAAGATAATTGATATTGGTGATTACTATAGTGATTACACCAAAATTAATCAGGTTATCCACTGGAGTCCACAAGTTTCTCTAAAAGAAGGATTAAGCAAAACCTTGAACTATTATCGTCAAAACTCTCGCCATTATTGGCAACCATAA